A single Carnobacterium inhibens subsp. inhibens DSM 13024 DNA region contains:
- a CDS encoding class I SAM-dependent methyltransferase — protein MSQKEIEQLFNQLDTSVQLLQKELDVSYLEALSETGENILANKQPHQIDGLPSDETVGKLTQLYQDIKLDSMEPEEIRKAIQLALLKGSKMDVLQPNHQMTPDAIGFIFNYLIEKLISEKDKTIRLLDPAVGMGNLLSTVYNGLLSKSISVEAEGIDNDDLLITLASVNTVMQRQSVTLTHQDSIQDLLIDPVDVIVSDLPVGYYPLDEKASKFKTAAKNGHSYAHHLFIEQSLYYLKNGGFGIFLVPAQLFETDETPALLKMIQEEAFLQGMLNLPNELFKTKNSRKSILLIQKKGDNAKQAKQVLLAQIPDFKNQKAMLQFMKEVDSWKKENI, from the coding sequence TTGTCTCAAAAAGAAATTGAACAGCTATTTAATCAATTGGATACTTCAGTCCAACTCTTGCAAAAAGAATTAGACGTTTCTTATTTAGAGGCTCTTTCGGAAACAGGAGAAAATATTCTGGCCAATAAACAACCTCATCAAATAGATGGTTTGCCTTCAGATGAAACTGTTGGAAAGTTAACTCAACTCTATCAAGATATTAAACTAGATAGTATGGAACCAGAAGAAATTCGAAAGGCTATACAGTTAGCTCTTTTGAAAGGTTCGAAAATGGATGTATTGCAACCAAACCACCAAATGACACCAGATGCTATTGGTTTCATTTTCAACTATTTGATTGAGAAATTGATCAGTGAAAAAGATAAAACGATTCGCTTACTGGATCCCGCTGTGGGGATGGGTAATCTTTTATCAACTGTTTATAATGGGTTATTATCAAAAAGTATCTCGGTAGAGGCTGAAGGAATCGATAATGATGATTTATTGATAACGCTAGCTTCTGTTAATACAGTAATGCAAAGACAAAGCGTAACATTGACCCATCAAGATTCAATACAAGATTTGCTTATAGATCCAGTTGATGTTATTGTGAGTGACTTGCCTGTCGGATATTATCCACTGGATGAAAAAGCTAGTAAATTTAAAACGGCAGCAAAAAATGGTCATTCTTATGCTCATCATCTATTCATTGAACAAAGTTTATATTACTTAAAAAATGGTGGATTTGGTATCTTTTTAGTTCCAGCTCAGTTATTTGAAACGGATGAAACACCAGCATTATTGAAAATGATTCAAGAAGAGGCTTTCTTACAAGGAATGTTAAATCTGCCAAACGAATTATTTAAGACCAAGAATTCACGTAAATCAATTCTCTTGATTCAAAAAAAAGGGGATAATGCCAAACAAGCTAAACAAGTCTTGTTAGCGCAAATTCCAGACTTTAAAAATCAAAAAGCTATGCTTCAATTTATGAAAGAAGTAGATAGCTGGAAAAAAGAGAACATTTAA
- a CDS encoding cold-shock protein, translated as MEQGTVKWFNAEKGFGFIEREGADDVFVHFSAIQSEGFKSLEEGQAVTFDVEEGNRGPQAANVNKA; from the coding sequence ATGGAACAAGGTACAGTAAAATGGTTTAACGCAGAAAAAGGTTTTGGATTTATCGAACGTGAAGGAGCAGACGATGTATTCGTACATTTCTCAGCTATCCAATCTGAAGGATTCAAATCTTTAGAAGAAGGACAAGCAGTAACTTTCGACGTTGAAGAAGGAAACCGTGGACCTCAAGCAGCAAACGTAAACAAAGCTTAA
- a CDS encoding amino acid ABC transporter substrate-binding protein, whose translation MKKIMISLLAVSFFMMACGNSKKNAAEEIFLGEPGDTFVVGLDDTFVPMGFRDNAGNLVGLDIDLATEVAKRLELKIEFQPIDWAMKETELNSGNIDAIWNGYSITEERKEKVAFSTPYTSGGQIFVVLEDSPIKTWEDLKGKVVAGQQASSTVSLLETHESGIMKTFANGEIIQYPSYNDVFNDLDSKRSDAIAVSELYARYTMKQKGAEKYRILDERFAYEDTAVGVRKTDTQFSEKLNTTLAEMEKDGTLDEIKDKWITE comes from the coding sequence ATGAAAAAAATAATGATTAGTTTACTAGCTGTTTCATTCTTTATGATGGCTTGTGGCAACTCTAAAAAAAATGCAGCTGAAGAGATATTTTTAGGAGAACCTGGGGATACTTTTGTAGTGGGACTAGATGACACATTTGTACCAATGGGTTTTCGAGATAATGCAGGAAACTTAGTAGGATTAGATATTGATCTAGCCACAGAAGTTGCTAAAAGATTAGAATTGAAAATTGAATTCCAGCCGATTGATTGGGCGATGAAAGAAACCGAATTAAATTCAGGAAATATTGATGCTATTTGGAATGGGTATTCTATAACGGAAGAACGCAAAGAAAAAGTTGCTTTTAGTACACCTTATACAAGTGGAGGACAAATATTTGTTGTTTTAGAAGATAGCCCTATAAAAACTTGGGAGGATCTAAAAGGAAAAGTAGTAGCAGGTCAACAAGCTTCTAGTACTGTTAGTTTATTGGAAACTCATGAAAGTGGCATTATGAAAACTTTTGCTAATGGGGAAATTATTCAGTATCCATCTTATAATGATGTATTTAATGACCTTGATAGTAAAAGAAGCGATGCAATTGCAGTCAGTGAATTGTATGCCCGTTATACGATGAAACAAAAAGGGGCAGAAAAGTATCGCATTTTGGATGAACGTTTCGCATATGAGGATACTGCTGTGGGTGTAAGAAAAACAGATACTCAATTTTCAGAAAAGTTAAATACTACGTTAGCTGAAATGGAAAAAGACGGAACATTAGATGAAATCAAAGATAAATGGATCACAGAATAA
- the rplU gene encoding 50S ribosomal protein L21, producing the protein MYAIIKTGGKQIKVEVGQEIYIEKLNVEAGETVVFEEVVLIGGEETKVGAPTIVGATVEGTVEKHGLQKKVTTFIYKPKKHSHRKQGHRQPYTKVIINAINA; encoded by the coding sequence ATGTACGCAATTATCAAAACAGGTGGGAAACAAATTAAAGTTGAGGTTGGCCAAGAAATCTACATTGAAAAATTGAATGTTGAAGCTGGTGAAACTGTAGTCTTTGAAGAAGTTGTCTTAATTGGTGGAGAAGAAACAAAAGTTGGAGCTCCAACTATTGTGGGAGCTACTGTTGAAGGTACTGTTGAAAAACATGGTCTTCAAAAGAAAGTTACGACTTTTATCTACAAACCTAAAAAACATAGTCACCGTAAACAAGGTCACCGTCAACCATATACAAAAGTTATTATCAACGCAATCAACGCATAA
- a CDS encoding ribosomal-processing cysteine protease Prp — MIQAFFKRNNKEDIVSFEVTGHAESGPYGSDIVCAAVSALVIGTTNSISALSGVSPLVETNEEVEGGYLYVELLSELTEEQSKISQILLESLLLSLTGIVEEYPEYVKLAQ; from the coding sequence ATGATTCAAGCATTCTTTAAACGTAATAACAAAGAAGACATCGTTTCCTTTGAAGTTACAGGACATGCAGAGTCTGGACCCTACGGCAGCGATATCGTATGTGCAGCTGTTTCAGCATTAGTGATAGGAACAACAAATAGCATTTCTGCTTTATCAGGCGTTTCTCCATTAGTAGAAACAAATGAAGAGGTAGAAGGCGGCTATTTATATGTTGAGCTTTTAAGCGAATTAACTGAAGAACAGTCGAAAATTTCACAAATTCTTCTCGAGAGTCTACTTCTTTCCTTAACGGGAATTGTTGAAGAGTATCCAGAATATGTCAAACTTGCACAGTAA
- a CDS encoding cold-shock protein, with protein MEQGTVKWFNAEKGFGFIEREGADDVFVHFSAIQTEGFKSLDEGQAVTFDVEEGNRGPQAANVNKA; from the coding sequence ATGGAACAAGGTACAGTAAAATGGTTTAACGCAGAAAAAGGTTTTGGATTTATCGAACGTGAAGGAGCAGACGATGTATTCGTACATTTCTCAGCTATCCAAACTGAAGGATTCAAATCTTTAGATGAAGGACAAGCAGTAACTTTCGACGTTGAAGAAGGAAACCGTGGACCTCAAGCAGCAAACGTAAACAAAGCTTAA
- a CDS encoding amino acid ABC transporter substrate-binding protein, producing the protein MKNTMIKLILGLGFTALLAGCSTNKANVDSYEQIKDEGKLVVGLDDTFAPMGFRDSNGDIVGFDVDLANEVGKKLDIDVEFQAIDWALKETELKSGNIDVIWNGYTITDERKKQVDFSSSYLENSQIIIVLEDSKIQTKEDLNGKVVAAQQSSSAVDAINADESNIVDSFANQEVVLYPSNNDVFNDLASGRSEAIVVDETLGRYYMKQNADVSYRVLEDNFGEEEYAVGMRKEDDQLAEAIDKALEELKSDGTFDKIYEKWFAE; encoded by the coding sequence ATGAAAAATACAATGATAAAATTAATTTTAGGATTAGGATTCACAGCACTTTTAGCAGGTTGCAGCACGAATAAAGCCAATGTAGACTCATATGAACAAATTAAAGATGAAGGAAAATTAGTAGTGGGTTTAGACGATACATTTGCTCCTATGGGTTTTCGTGATAGTAATGGAGACATTGTAGGATTTGATGTGGATTTAGCAAATGAAGTAGGTAAAAAATTAGACATAGATGTTGAGTTTCAAGCTATCGATTGGGCGCTAAAAGAAACCGAATTAAAGAGTGGGAATATTGATGTGATTTGGAATGGTTATACCATTACTGATGAAAGAAAAAAACAAGTTGACTTTAGTTCGTCTTATTTAGAAAATAGTCAAATTATTATTGTATTAGAAGACAGTAAAATCCAAACAAAAGAAGATTTAAATGGAAAAGTAGTGGCAGCTCAACAATCCTCAAGTGCGGTAGATGCTATTAATGCTGATGAATCGAATATAGTAGATTCCTTTGCAAATCAAGAAGTGGTTCTGTATCCTTCAAATAATGATGTGTTCAATGACTTAGCATCAGGTAGAAGTGAAGCTATTGTAGTTGATGAAACATTAGGACGTTATTACATGAAACAAAATGCAGATGTTAGCTATCGTGTACTAGAAGATAACTTTGGAGAAGAAGAATATGCGGTAGGCATGCGTAAAGAAGATGATCAATTAGCTGAAGCTATTGATAAAGCGTTAGAAGAATTAAAATCAGATGGTACTTTTGATAAAATTTATGAAAAATGGTTTGCTGAATAA
- the rpmA gene encoding 50S ribosomal protein L27: MLKMNLQFFAHKKGGGSTTNGRDSNSKRLGAKRADGQTVSGGSILFRQRGTKIYPGVNVGIGGDDTLFAKCDGVVRFERKGRDKKQVSVYPAAQ; encoded by the coding sequence ATGTTAAAAATGAATTTACAATTCTTCGCCCATAAAAAAGGTGGCGGTTCTACAACTAACGGACGTGACTCAAACTCTAAACGTTTAGGCGCTAAACGTGCAGATGGACAAACTGTTTCAGGTGGTTCAATTTTATTCCGTCAACGCGGAACTAAAATTTATCCAGGTGTTAACGTTGGAATCGGTGGAGACGATACTTTGTTTGCTAAATGTGACGGAGTTGTTCGTTTCGAACGCAAAGGCCGCGACAAAAAACAAGTTTCAGTTTATCCAGCAGCTCAATAA
- the minD gene encoding septum site-determining protein MinD, translated as MGIAIVITSGKGGVGKTTSTANLGTALALQGKRVCLIDMDIGLRNLDVILGLENRIIYDIIDVVEGRTKLHQAIIKDKRFNDNLYLLPAAQNADKNDVNGEQMIEIVSELKKEYDYILIDCPAGIEQGFQNSIAAADQAILVTTPEISAIRDADRIIGLLEQTELEPPRLIINRIRKRMMQDGEVMDIDEITRHLSIDLLGIVFDDDDVVRSSNKGDPIVLNPKNPASQGYRNIARRILGETVPLMTLTKEKPNFWQKIFGKRK; from the coding sequence ATGGGTATAGCAATCGTTATTACATCTGGTAAAGGTGGTGTAGGGAAAACAACTTCTACTGCAAATCTAGGTACAGCTCTTGCTCTTCAAGGGAAAAGAGTCTGTCTTATAGATATGGATATTGGATTGAGAAATTTAGATGTTATTCTTGGTCTAGAAAATCGAATCATTTATGATATTATCGATGTAGTGGAAGGTCGTACAAAACTGCATCAAGCTATCATAAAAGATAAACGATTTAATGATAATTTGTACTTGCTTCCTGCAGCACAAAATGCAGATAAAAATGATGTGAATGGTGAACAAATGATTGAAATCGTTTCTGAATTGAAAAAAGAATACGACTATATCTTAATCGATTGCCCTGCCGGTATTGAACAAGGTTTCCAAAATTCGATTGCAGCAGCAGACCAAGCAATTCTGGTAACCACTCCTGAAATATCGGCTATACGCGATGCAGATCGTATTATTGGTCTTTTAGAGCAAACGGAACTTGAACCTCCGCGTTTAATCATCAATCGTATTCGTAAACGTATGATGCAAGATGGAGAAGTAATGGATATCGATGAGATCACTAGACATTTGTCGATTGATCTATTAGGAATTGTTTTTGATGATGATGATGTCGTTCGTTCTTCTAATAAAGGAGATCCGATTGTTTTAAATCCAAAGAATCCTGCTTCTCAAGGGTACCGTAATATTGCTCGTCGTATTTTAGGTGAAACAGTTCCCTTAATGACGCTAACCAAAGAAAAACCAAATTTTTGGCAGAAAATATTTGGCAAACGAAAATAA
- the mreD gene encoding rod shape-determining protein MreD: MRENWKTATLIPLLLAFFFLLDGVLTVVFSEYFLEGTKVMTPRLIILVLILMSFYIPRSKMLVYSLLFGLIYDSYYVGILGVYVLLFPLIIYLTEKLKKVLNPNPIVIGMMVIINLSLIETYLYLFYQVLGYTKINWTTFLADRLGPTLLLNLVLFIIVFYPLKKIIEHIQGE, translated from the coding sequence ATGAGAGAGAATTGGAAAACCGCTACTTTAATTCCATTATTGCTTGCTTTTTTCTTTTTATTAGATGGTGTATTGACTGTAGTCTTTTCAGAGTACTTTCTTGAAGGAACAAAAGTTATGACTCCTAGATTGATCATATTAGTGCTTATTTTGATGTCCTTTTATATACCAAGAAGTAAAATGCTTGTGTACAGTCTTCTATTTGGCTTAATTTATGATAGCTACTATGTTGGGATTTTAGGAGTATATGTTCTTTTATTTCCTTTAATTATTTACTTAACGGAAAAACTGAAAAAGGTTCTCAATCCTAATCCTATTGTAATTGGTATGATGGTGATCATAAATTTAAGTTTGATTGAAACTTACTTATACCTGTTTTATCAAGTATTAGGGTATACCAAAATTAATTGGACGACATTTTTGGCAGATCGTTTAGGGCCAACTTTACTCTTGAATTTAGTGTTATTTATTATTGTATTTTATCCTTTGAAAAAAATAATTGAACATATTCAGGGAGAGTAA
- a CDS encoding amino acid ABC transporter ATP-binding protein yields MGLKATNLTKKFNGIDVIRNFDFTIEAGEIVTLVGESGTGKTTLMRLLNQLEQADNGTITVDDHYLCRETPGGKIEYASKKERVSYSNQIGMVFQDYQLFPNLTVMKNCIEAPLDQKLMTKEQAIKKAELLLKQMNILDKKDVYPSTLSGGQQQRAAIARSMMLNPKIICFDEPTSALDRDSANEVGKMIQSIASSGTGILIVTHDIEFAEKFGTRVVSSDTFL; encoded by the coding sequence ATGGGATTGAAAGCAACGAACCTAACGAAAAAATTTAATGGAATAGACGTGATCAGAAATTTTGACTTCACTATTGAAGCTGGAGAAATTGTGACACTTGTTGGTGAATCAGGCACTGGAAAGACTACGTTAATGAGATTGTTGAACCAACTTGAACAAGCAGACAATGGAACAATCACCGTTGATGATCACTATTTATGTCGTGAAACTCCAGGAGGCAAAATAGAGTATGCCTCAAAAAAAGAACGCGTATCTTATAGCAATCAAATAGGTATGGTATTTCAAGATTATCAATTATTTCCTAATTTAACGGTTATGAAGAACTGTATCGAAGCACCATTAGATCAAAAATTGATGACAAAGGAACAAGCCATTAAAAAAGCAGAATTACTACTTAAACAAATGAACATTTTAGATAAAAAAGATGTTTACCCAAGTACATTATCTGGAGGACAGCAACAGCGTGCAGCGATTGCCAGATCGATGATGCTCAATCCTAAAATTATCTGTTTTGATGAACCAACCTCAGCATTGGATCGTGATTCAGCAAACGAAGTAGGTAAAATGATTCAATCGATTGCTTCATCTGGTACAGGTATTTTGATTGTCACTCACGACATAGAATTTGCTGAAAAATTTGGAACAAGGGTAGTATCGTCAGATACATTTTTGTAA
- the mreC gene encoding rod shape-determining protein MreC has translation MNQFFSNKKLIILLVSMIVSLGLIAFSITGSGNIPIFQQLTNDITAVVSRVVAKPMNAVVDFLESVDGLKNTYEENQLLKSKIDKLYETEVEIADLKQNNEKLKEQLALTDTLSDYESINGAVLSRNPDSWVDQIVVDKGSQSGIELNMSVMSGNGLIGRVVEVSPTSSKVQLVTTLDQNNNRVAASVQTDDGVVHGIINGYDAEKKRLVMKQITTDAELKEGDQVMTSGLGGVSPSALLIGTIEEVKLDSFGLSQEAYIVPAADTNDIRYVTFIKRSAESGE, from the coding sequence TTGAATCAGTTTTTTTCAAATAAAAAACTAATCATTTTATTAGTAAGTATGATTGTTTCTTTAGGTCTGATAGCCTTTTCAATCACTGGGAGTGGGAACATTCCAATTTTCCAACAGCTTACTAATGATATTACAGCAGTTGTATCTCGGGTAGTAGCAAAACCGATGAATGCAGTTGTTGATTTTTTGGAATCAGTAGATGGTCTAAAAAATACGTATGAAGAAAATCAATTGTTAAAATCAAAAATTGATAAATTGTATGAAACAGAAGTCGAAATTGCAGACTTAAAACAAAATAATGAAAAATTAAAAGAACAATTAGCCTTAACAGATACATTATCTGATTATGAATCCATTAACGGTGCGGTACTTAGCCGTAATCCTGACAGTTGGGTTGATCAAATAGTTGTAGATAAAGGAAGCCAAAGTGGTATTGAACTGAACATGTCAGTAATGTCAGGTAATGGATTAATAGGTCGAGTTGTTGAAGTAAGTCCTACTAGTTCTAAGGTTCAATTAGTCACTACTTTAGATCAAAATAACAATCGAGTTGCAGCTTCTGTTCAAACGGATGATGGAGTTGTACATGGTATTATCAATGGATATGATGCTGAAAAAAAACGATTAGTAATGAAACAAATTACAACAGATGCTGAATTAAAAGAAGGCGATCAAGTCATGACATCCGGCTTAGGAGGAGTATCTCCTAGTGCGCTATTGATTGGAACGATAGAGGAAGTTAAATTAGATTCTTTTGGTTTATCACAGGAAGCTTATATTGTACCTGCAGCAGATACGAATGATATTCGTTATGTGACATTTATTAAACGATCCGCTGAAAGTGGTGAGTAA
- a CDS encoding rod shape-determining protein, with protein sequence MFRFGNKDIGIDLGTANTNVYVAGKGIVLKEPSVVAKDTVTGEIVAVGEDARNMIGRTPGSIIAIRPMKNGVIADYDTTAAMMKYYIEKAIGKSTSKPFVMICVPSGVTEVEKRAVIDATRMAGAKDAFIIEEPFAAAIGAGLPVMDPTGSMVVDIGGGTTDVATIALGGIVSSRSIRLAGDRMDDVIIHYVRKKYNLLIGERTAEQIKIQIGCASVEKATEYGVMDIRGRDLLTGLPQTIEISAVDIAEAIQEVVEGIIVAVRETLEETSPEISADVIDHGIVLTGGGALLKNMGDVIAEETDVPVFIANEPLDCVALGTGESLKHIDIYKKRANR encoded by the coding sequence TTGTTTAGATTTGGAAATAAAGATATAGGAATTGATTTAGGTACTGCAAATACGAATGTGTATGTTGCAGGAAAAGGAATCGTTTTAAAAGAGCCTTCAGTAGTCGCAAAAGATACTGTAACGGGAGAAATCGTCGCAGTTGGTGAAGATGCAAGAAACATGATCGGGAGAACACCTGGTTCCATTATTGCTATTCGTCCTATGAAAAATGGCGTTATTGCGGATTATGATACAACAGCAGCTATGATGAAATATTACATCGAAAAAGCAATAGGAAAATCAACCTCTAAACCGTTTGTCATGATTTGTGTACCAAGTGGTGTAACGGAAGTAGAAAAAAGAGCCGTTATTGATGCTACAAGAATGGCAGGAGCAAAAGATGCTTTTATTATTGAAGAACCCTTTGCTGCGGCAATTGGAGCAGGTTTACCAGTAATGGATCCTACAGGAAGTATGGTCGTTGATATTGGTGGTGGAACAACAGATGTAGCTACAATAGCATTAGGCGGAATTGTAAGCAGCCGCTCGATTCGTTTAGCTGGAGACCGTATGGATGACGTGATTATTCACTATGTCCGTAAAAAATATAATCTTCTTATAGGAGAACGCACTGCTGAACAAATTAAGATCCAAATCGGTTGTGCTTCTGTTGAAAAAGCAACAGAATACGGTGTTATGGATATTCGTGGTCGTGATTTATTGACAGGACTGCCGCAAACGATTGAAATTTCTGCTGTTGATATTGCTGAAGCGATTCAAGAAGTTGTTGAAGGAATCATTGTTGCAGTTAGAGAAACACTTGAAGAAACATCTCCCGAAATTTCAGCAGATGTTATAGATCATGGGATTGTTTTAACAGGTGGCGGAGCTTTATTGAAAAATATGGGAGACGTTATTGCTGAAGAAACGGATGTTCCAGTTTTCATCGCTAATGAACCATTAGACTGTGTCGCACTAGGGACAGGCGAGTCATTAAAACACATTGATATTTATAAAAAAAGAGCAAATAGATAA
- a CDS encoding septum site-determining protein MinC, with product MKQSVTLKGTKGSFVLSLDESASFVSVMKELDELLEHLNGEQKRSKEIQKEIYLEIKTGNRLLSQEQQSILTEEIESKSTFLIKKITSDVVSVDKAIEWQQAVSLQMEVQTIRSGQVLAAPGNLLFVGKVHPGGMLRANGSIFIIGELMGIAHAGFEGDTNAVIVADFHTEAQIRIADNVQIIEKKNNQDNIRKNEFAYINDLHILDFNSLEQLRKARPNLGKVIGGLNEWV from the coding sequence GTGAAACAAAGTGTGACATTAAAAGGAACTAAGGGTAGCTTTGTATTGAGCTTAGATGAATCAGCTTCTTTTGTATCCGTAATGAAAGAACTAGATGAATTATTAGAACATTTGAATGGAGAACAAAAAAGATCTAAAGAAATACAAAAAGAGATCTATTTAGAGATAAAAACTGGTAATCGATTATTGTCTCAAGAACAACAATCGATATTGACTGAAGAAATAGAATCAAAAAGTACTTTCTTAATCAAAAAAATCACTTCTGATGTTGTCTCAGTTGATAAAGCTATTGAGTGGCAACAAGCAGTTAGTTTACAAATGGAAGTTCAAACGATTAGAAGCGGACAAGTTTTAGCAGCACCAGGTAATCTTCTATTTGTAGGAAAGGTTCATCCTGGCGGGATGCTTCGAGCTAATGGAAGTATCTTTATTATTGGAGAGTTGATGGGAATCGCACATGCTGGATTCGAAGGAGACACGAATGCAGTTATTGTTGCAGATTTTCATACAGAGGCTCAAATTAGAATTGCAGACAATGTACAAATCATTGAAAAAAAGAATAACCAAGATAACATTAGGAAAAACGAGTTTGCTTATATAAATGATTTACATATTTTAGATTTTAATTCATTAGAGCAATTACGAAAAGCACGTCCAAATTTGGGCAAAGTGATAGGGGGATTAAACGAATGGGTATAG
- a CDS encoding cold-shock protein, which translates to MEQGTVKWFNAEKGFGFIEREGADDVFVHFSAIQGEGFKSLEEGQTVTFDVEEGNRGPQAANVNKA; encoded by the coding sequence ATGGAACAAGGTACAGTAAAATGGTTTAACGCAGAAAAAGGTTTTGGATTCATCGAACGTGAAGGAGCAGACGATGTATTCGTACATTTCTCAGCTATCCAAGGTGAAGGATTCAAATCTTTAGAAGAAGGACAAACAGTAACTTTCGACGTTGAAGAAGGAAACCGTGGACCTCAAGCAGCAAACGTAAACAAAGCGTAA
- a CDS encoding amino acid ABC transporter permease, with amino-acid sequence MDLIAEITPSLLDGLKTTLLLFLIIVIVTIPLGFLVACVRVYAPKWISWIIQVYVYIMRGTPLLLQLMVVFFGLPLVGITFDRFSAAVFTFIINYTAYYAEIFRGGILSIPKGQFEAIKVLGIGKINGFRKIIIPQVIRVVLPSVGNEVIALVKDTSLIYILGLGELLRAGQIAANTYASLIPYAAVGVIYLLVTGIVTLALNAIEKKSNY; translated from the coding sequence ATGGATTTGATTGCTGAAATAACGCCTAGTTTATTAGATGGGTTAAAAACAACATTGTTATTATTTTTAATCATAGTTATTGTAACTATCCCATTGGGGTTTTTAGTCGCTTGTGTACGAGTGTATGCTCCTAAATGGATATCTTGGATCATACAAGTTTATGTTTACATCATGAGAGGTACCCCATTGTTGCTGCAATTAATGGTCGTATTTTTCGGCTTACCACTTGTTGGAATAACTTTTGATCGCTTTTCAGCTGCCGTTTTCACATTCATCATAAATTATACAGCTTATTATGCAGAAATTTTCCGCGGTGGTATTTTGTCTATTCCAAAAGGACAGTTTGAAGCAATTAAAGTGTTGGGTATCGGGAAAATAAATGGGTTTAGAAAAATTATTATCCCACAAGTTATACGTGTTGTGCTGCCTTCTGTAGGGAATGAAGTGATTGCGTTAGTAAAAGATACCTCTCTTATCTATATCTTAGGGTTAGGAGAGTTATTGCGCGCTGGTCAAATTGCAGCTAACACATATGCATCTTTGATTCCATATGCAGCAGTTGGAGTAATTTATTTACTGGTGACAGGTATAGTGACTTTAGCATTGAATGCTATTGAGAAGAAGTCTAATTATTAA